Genomic window (Tripterygium wilfordii isolate XIE 37 chromosome 11, ASM1340144v1, whole genome shotgun sequence):
AGCAATTATTGAACATGCTTTACTATTTTGGTTGCCCATGATTTTCCTGACCTTAGCAATTGAACATTCAAGAAATATAGAATCAGCtaatggttgtgtttgttgattCAGATTTTCTattggagaagaagatggagTGAAAGACTATTCCAGTGACTTTGAAACTTCTTACTTTTGTTTACAACAACAGTAACTCaaaattttctataattttgtatttgtaaTTATAGTTTTTGCGTGTCAAGACTTGGTTGATGTAATACTGAAGGAAAGGACTGCACCACTaaactttctttttcaaaacttttttttttttccattcacaGTGGGACATTGTGATTTGTTTTTGCTACTGAGTTTTGGACATTATTTTAATGTtatgtttgattgattttggcTTCAACCCATTTCAATTTATGAGTCAATTTGATGATCAACAACAACAGATACGAGATATCTTTGATGTTTTTGAATGGAAGGATCACATCTACTATTCCCCATTGAATTACTTGTGAGAGAGCTTCTATTTCTCTTGAAATTCATAGTTGATATGAGTCATTTTCTGAACATTTCTTCCTTTAGGTACCTATTTTATCTGTCAAGCTTTCTCAAAAGTTTTTGTGTTGTTGCCATTTTGGTCTCGGCTAATGTCTTTTAATGACATGTTTGGCTGGTCAAATTAGAGGCAATTCCGGGGCTTTTAGTGCAAGGGATGCCGTCCAGTCCTTGATTGGCCTGCTATCTATGTAATGTTCTTGATCTAATCATCTAATTGTTCTTATTCTTTAATTTATGCTCTGTTTTGACGTTATTTATATCTTTCTCAACTGATAATTTTTTATGCAATAAGCCTCAAAACTTGAAGTACCATTTTGTGGCGACAAAAAAAATCGTCGCAAAAGGATATATGATTTAGTGGCAATTTGGTTGTCGCCACGATAGACGAACCATTTTACGACGACACACATTGTCGCTGTATAAACCTTTTGCGACAACGCCTTTTGCGGCAACTAACGGCGACAAAATTTTGTCGTCACAAAAGGCTAATGTGACGACATTTGATATCTTTTACGATGACAACAGTCGCCGCAAAAGAGTGAGATTGTTGTAGTGAATTTACATAAACATATGGTATGCCTATGTGGCTTTTTTAATaaagttaatttatttttttaatctatgtcaCATGCATATCTGacttgccacatagattatgtaagtttattgAGCTCATGGAACGATCCTTCAAAGATCGATCCTTACAACTCTTTCTACGAAAAAGATTACACAATATTCATAATCATTGACTCCTCTAACACAGGAACAATTAGAGCTAAATACACAATGCCCAAATAACGTAGAAGTCCCTAGATTAACCCTTAATTACCAAACTAATACAAGCAATATATCCACCACTGAAATACACTAACAGTAGCCAAAACACAAGCCAGGGTCCCAACTCTTGTTGACGTGGCATCCAATGCCTTGGCACGTACCAGCTTGGTAGACTAGGAGAAGAGAAGGAAGTTACCTTTGCCTACGTCccatctatatctatatctataagCGGCAATGGTAAGAGCTGGTAAGACCAACCACAATATGGTGGTTTTTTGTTGGGGCATGGATAAtatatgagaatttgttggtaAAAGTTTGTTGGTTGGTAGAAGTTGAGGAGTAATTAGGAGTCTTGTTGGAAGGAAGCAGCAGAGGCAATTCTGATGCAAACAGAATCCAATTATCGCAACTGGATTGATTtactaagaacaataatggTAAGATAAACACAAGGGATAGAGAATCACTCTCTGaatataaagatgagaatcACTCTCACAAAGGAATCACTTCAAGAATAACACAATTTCTCATTACCAAATATGCTAGCTTAACAACATAGTAAGATAGGACTTAAATAGGAAGAGTGAAATCACGTCTTCCCTATTATAGCACTATAATCAAGCCCTATTTCATTCTTCTTATTTAAGTCCTATCTTACTATGTTGTTAAGCTAGCATATTTGGTAATGAGAAATTGTGTTATTCTTGAAGTGATTCCGATCCTTTGTGAGAGTgattctcatctttatattCAGAGAGTGATTCTCTATCCCTTGTGTTTATCTTACCATTGTTCTTAGTAAATCAATCCAGTTGCGATAACTGGATTCCGTTTGCATCAAATTCTCTCCGCTGACTACAAATAGGTGAGTATTTCGGCCAGAGGTAATTAATTCTCTCCTCTGGTTCTTGCTTTGATCTTTTGATAAAACATACAATCCCATATATcataaaacaaacacaaacagaaTGGTGTGCATATATCTCATTCTTTTTGTCTCCTTGGCTACCCTCTCCCTCATCATCCTCTTCTACAAACACAAATCCCATTTCTCTCACCCTAATCTTCCTCCGGGCAAGACCGGCCTCCCATTCCTTGGCGAGACCATCCAATTCCTCTCTTGCGGATGGCGTGGTCATCCGGAAAAGTTCATCCATGATAGGGTGACTAAGTTTTCCTCCTTAATATTCAAAACTAGCCTTAACTTTGAGCCTACCGCAGTGTTATGTGGCCATGAGGGGAacaaatttttgttttctaatgAAAACAAACTTGTTAACGTATGGTGGCCCCGCCATTTTAACCAAATATTCCCTTCTTCTCTCGAAACATCCATCAAGGATGAGTCGAAGAAGATGCGCAAATTGCTTAGCAAGTTTTTTAAACCTGAATCCTTGCAGCAGTATATTGGATTCATGGATATAATTGCTCAACGACATTTTAAATTATATTGGGAAAATAAAGAGGAAGTTGTTGTGTATCCTCTCGCGAAGTGTTACACATTTTGGCTAGCTTGTAAGGTGTTCATGAGTATTGATGATCCTCAATACATTGTTAAATTCATGGAGTCGTTTAATATTTTGGTTGCTGGTCTATTTTCTGTTCCAATTAACATGCCTGGAACGACGTTTAATCGCGGTATTAAAGCATCCAAGTATATTAGGAATGGTCTGTTGAAGATAATTCAGGAAAGAAAGATTGATTTGGCTGATGGTAAAGCATTGCCAGATCAGGATATATTGTCACACATGATGTTAACGTGCACTGAAGATGGGCAGTACATGAAGGAGTTGGATATTGCTGATAAGATTCTAGGGTTGTTGGTAGGAGGATATGATACTGCCAGTATTTCATGTACTTTCATTGTCAAGTATCTCGCGGAGCTGCCTGATATTTACGACAGAGTGTATAAAGGTACGTCTCAACCTAGAATTTAAGCAATCACAGAAACAACAATATTCTTATGATTGCTAATTGCTtggtttttcttgattttacCTTCAAATAGAGCAAATGGAGGTTGCCAAAAGCAAAGCACCCGGAGAGCTATTGAATTGGAAGGATCTTCAAAGAATGAAGTATTCATGGAACGTAGCGTGTGAAGTACTAAGACTCACACCACCTCTCCAAGGTACATTCAGGGAAGCCATCAATGACTTTGTTTTCAACGGCTTCTTCATCCCCAAAGGCTGGAAGGTACATAATTCTTTATTGATACTTCATTAACATATCAACCGCCCAGGACCCCCGAATACTTGGAGTCCcatatttttttaagaatatCAATGTTATGGTAGGCTCAAACCCatttaattttcaaatcttGATTCATCAACAAGAGTTTTAATTATCTTTTGTAGTTGTATTGGAGTGTACACACAACCCATAAACACCCCGAATACTTCCCGGAACCCGATAAATTCGACCCGAGCAGATTCGAAGGAGTTGGACCGGCTCCTTACACATATGCTCCATTTGGAGGAGGTCCAAGAATGTGCCCAGGAAAAGAGTATGCTCGACTGGAAATACTAGTGTTCATGCACAACCTTGTGAAAAGGTTCCGATGGGAGAAATTGGTTCATGATGAAAAGACTGTTGTTGATCCAATGCCAAGGCCTGTCAAAGGACTTCCAATTCACCTTTATTGTCACAATACTTGAATTAGCTTTTAGTTTTATATATTTTAGTAACTATTTCCAATAACCCTAAGCTGAGGTGGTTAAGGCATGTATTCAAATTGGGTGCTTAAGACGTATGCTCATGACTTACCTATTAAAAAAGTaactattattaattaattaaacacatGCTTGTGATGATTGAATATTTAATTAGTATTTGCTATTTTTCAGTGAATAATAAGGCAAAGCCAAAGCTACCTTGAGTCAGTCTGATTGtttcaaataataaaaagttCCACCAACTTCATTTCACAGAGATTGGACTGaaaactttttgttttttctatgTCGCTGGACATGTGAATATATGCTATGGAAATGAAGGGAATGCTACAGTTAATACCtattttttagttttcaaaCAAGAAGAGTGTGATGATCGGTGAAAGCCAAACTTCTGTCCCTTTGCAATTGTTAAACCCCATATTCCTGTCAGCCGATCGTCTTTACTATCAGATCCCAAGCATTACTCCAAGCACTTATAAGCTGCTTGTTATTAGTCCTCCACAAGTACCACAAAACACGTGTTGCTCTTCTGATCTAATCGTCGGGGGATTAAGTCTTGATGATAACTTGCCTTTCAACATTTCCAGTCATAACACTGTCATGTTATTGAAATGTTCTGTTGGTATTGCTGTTTATGCTCTTGGTTTCTTGGAGTAACTCACCCCAATTTCGTCCCACCCTCATCCCACTCCTTCCACAATTGTTGATTTTAACACAGATTATCAAGGTGTTAATACATTATTATCTCTTGaagagtcaaaaaaaaaaaaaacaaaacaaaaaaaagggtgGGATCCCATCCCATTTTTTTGTGGTGGGATTTTGGAAGGAAACGCTCACATGACAGTTACTTCCATATATCTAATTGCCCTTGATGAACTATTTTTATTGACTAGAGTGCTGATTTTTCTGATATTTAGCCATTTCATTTTGTCCCTCTGATTTGTTTAGCAATTTCATTTCATCACTATTTTCATGAAACAAATTGTGCAATTTCTGACGTGTATAGAAGGATTCAAATACATTCCTTGTAGGGgaatatttatacaaataaTATACAGCACACCGCTGCAAAGCGCGGGAGTCGCCTAGTATAAATAATTATTCATGTCAACATCCAAAGAAACCATCCATTTTATGACCTTAGTTGGTCAATTAGGTTCAACAATTAATCGAAAGGGTGACTGATTGTACATAataaacattttcttttttcctgctCAAAAAATTGTATACAAGTAAACATCTGGTGTCAACCAACCATTTCTCAAGCCTTTTGATATCAAAGATATGTATGAAAAACAAACCTTTCCACAAGCATGGCAGAGCCCTCCTCAAACAGCTCCTCCACGACACCAAAAGCAGACatcttatttgttttatttaaagATTTCTGAGGCCTCTTCCCAAAGATAAGTGAACTAAAGcacattttgttttttcctCAGTGTTGCAGGTGAAACAAGGTAATCAGATGGTATTATGTCAACAACCAGGCAGGTTGTATCATTAGGGATGACAATTTATGCCCGACCCGCTCTGATCCGCACGGATTTTCTCCGATCCGAGACTTGTGCGGGGTGGGGATTGGGGCAAAAATTTTCAACCCGCGCGGGGGCGGGTATGCCTCCCGCTCCGACCCAACCCGCCCCGCAATACATGTTtatgtacataatatatatatatatatatatatatatatatatatttgtttatgtaaacatatattaatttgatattattattaaaatcaaagtaaccccTAAACTTCTTTAacttaaacattaaaaccctatacataatatttacaatactcctatactcttaattagattgattattgaataaatattgataaaaacataaaacctaaatcttaaattaaatatagtcTACTCCTACTTCAATTGAAGTgatgttgataaaaaataatttaagatccCTAAACCCCAACTTAAATTGACTTGATTTGAACACATTGAttctaatatagtaataaactaataatgtcaaaatagagatttgaatgcttagttttaatccaatataaataatccctaaaccctaagcactaaataatccataaactctaaacccctaaacctaagtactaaataattcataaaccctaacccctaaacctgagcgctaaaccctaaaccatataaataatccaatataaataatcccta
Coding sequences:
- the LOC120008479 gene encoding beta-amyrin 28-monooxygenase-like, whose translation is MVCIYLILFVSLATLSLIILFYKHKSHFSHPNLPPGKTGLPFLGETIQFLSCGWRGHPEKFIHDRVTKFSSLIFKTSLNFEPTAVLCGHEGNKFLFSNENKLVNVWWPRHFNQIFPSSLETSIKDESKKMRKLLSKFFKPESLQQYIGFMDIIAQRHFKLYWENKEEVVVYPLAKCYTFWLACKVFMSIDDPQYIVKFMESFNILVAGLFSVPINMPGTTFNRGIKASKYIRNGLLKIIQERKIDLADGKALPDQDILSHMMLTCTEDGQYMKELDIADKILGLLVGGYDTASISCTFIVKYLAELPDIYDRVYKEQMEVAKSKAPGELLNWKDLQRMKYSWNVACEVLRLTPPLQGTFREAINDFVFNGFFIPKGWKLYWSVHTTHKHPEYFPEPDKFDPSRFEGVGPAPYTYAPFGGGPRMCPGKEYARLEILVFMHNLVKRFRWEKLVHDEKTVVDPMPRPVKGLPIHLYCHNT